A region from the Microthrixaceae bacterium genome encodes:
- a CDS encoding RHS repeat protein, translating into MFDQVTSVSVGETAAPLPASTANVVTSTVGYNADGMPETVVDAAGTSDEASTTLVYDPVHRDDLVEVIDGRSQHWAYSYDPGTGDMVSVTDPLGNKTSMGC; encoded by the coding sequence TTGTTTGATCAGGTGACGTCGGTGTCGGTGGGTGAGACCGCGGCCCCGTTGCCAGCGTCGACTGCGAATGTGGTGACCTCCACGGTTGGCTACAACGCTGATGGGATGCCCGAGACGGTGGTCGACGCGGCGGGCACGTCTGATGAGGCGTCGACGACGTTGGTGTATGACCCGGTGCACCGTGATGATCTGGTGGAGGTGATCGACGGTCGTAGCCAGCACTGGGCGTATTCCTATGATCCCGGAACTGGGGACATGGTGTCGGTGACGGACCCGTTGGGGAACAAGACGTCGATGGGCTGCTGA
- a CDS encoding maleylpyruvate isomerase family mycothiol-dependent enzyme, with protein MTLGTDTIDYAAIYRGVRQRVSDLVRDLPAVDLAREVPATPGWSVRDVVAHLAGVTADSVEGNTEGLASDAWTAAQVDARRGRSIAELLEEWDRCSALVEPAITDLPGLIRIMLLTDAANHEHDIRGALGQAGARDSDVINFAFNGVAPALGAQQGELGALRIVHDSGEMVIGEGDPTETLTTTRFEIVRAAVGRRSPDQIAAWDWSGQPRPAVMVFSMFAPGRSEPLVE; from the coding sequence ATGACTCTGGGGACCGACACCATCGACTACGCCGCCATCTACCGGGGAGTGCGCCAACGCGTATCGGACCTGGTGCGGGACCTTCCCGCCGTCGACCTGGCCCGAGAGGTGCCGGCCACGCCCGGATGGTCGGTGCGAGACGTGGTGGCCCACCTGGCCGGGGTCACGGCCGACAGCGTGGAAGGCAACACCGAGGGCTTGGCCTCAGACGCCTGGACCGCCGCTCAGGTTGACGCTCGACGGGGCCGGTCCATCGCCGAGCTGTTGGAGGAGTGGGACCGGTGCTCGGCGCTGGTCGAGCCCGCCATCACCGACCTGCCGGGCCTGATCCGGATCATGTTGTTGACCGACGCCGCCAACCACGAGCACGACATCCGGGGAGCCCTCGGCCAGGCCGGGGCCCGCGACTCCGACGTGATCAACTTCGCCTTCAACGGAGTCGCTCCCGCCCTGGGTGCCCAGCAGGGCGAGCTCGGGGCGCTGCGAATCGTCCACGACTCCGGCGAGATGGTGATCGGCGAAGGTGATCCCACCGAGACTCTGACCACAACCCGATTCGAGATCGTGCGGGCCGCGGTCGGTCGACGCTCCCCCGACCAGATCGCGGCTTGGGACTGGTCCGGCCAGCCCCGTCCCGCGGTGATGGTGTTCTCGATGTTCGCTCCGGGCCGAAGCGAACCCTTGGTCGAATAG